In one Solanum dulcamara chromosome 1, daSolDulc1.2, whole genome shotgun sequence genomic region, the following are encoded:
- the LOC129895456 gene encoding phospholipase A1-Ialpha2, chloroplastic-like, with product MKISTFSSEFLPKSCLVKGNHEVKLANLSSSSSSRLIPLASTSTLISRKDIGHSVTMPTTMTTTFDHNDISSNITTNNLATMWREIHGSRNWENLVNPLDSLLQEEIIRYGEFVVACYNAFDLDPNSKRYLNCKYGKNSMLNEVGLGKSGYQITKYIYATTNINVLSIGQNCSSSSGRWIGYVAISSDEETKRLGRRDVLITFRGTVTNPEWIANLMSTLSPARLDPNNSRLEVKVEAGFLSLYTSNEDEKFGLGSCREQLLSEIWRIMHVYKDEEMSITIAGHSMGSALALLLAYDIAELGLNKKSKSNNIPVTVFSFGGPRVGNSGFKERCEELGVKVLRIVNVNDPITKLPGVFLNENFRILGGKYEVPWSCSCYAHVGVEILLDFFNIQNLSCVHDLGTYLNLLKSHHKSLQVQREQEIDFFNRAKEFFLSRLKISMLYNGEMLPSIR from the exons atgaaaatttcaacATTTTCAAGTGAGTTTTTACCCAAGTCATGTTTGGTCAAAGGAAATCATGAGGTGAAATTAGCAAATTTgtcatcttcatcatcatcaagaTTGATACCATTGGCTTCTACTTCCACTTTGATTTCAAGAAAAGATATTGGTCATAGTGTTACTATGCCTACTACTATGACTACAACATTTGATCATAATGACATTAGTAGTAATATTACTACTAATAATTTGGCTACTATGTGGAGAGAAATTCATGGATCAAGAAATTGGGAAAATTTAGTGAATCCATTGGATTCACTTCTACAAGAGGAGATTATTAGGTATGGAGAATTTGTGGTTGCATGTTACAATGCTTTTGATCTTGATCCAAATTCAAAAAGATACTTGAATTGCAAGTATGGGAAAAATAGTATGTTGAATGAAGTTGGCTTGGGGAAATCAGGCTATCAAATAACAAAGTATATTTATGCCACTACAAACATCAATGTTTTATCAATTGGTCAAAATTGTTCATCATCTAGTGGAAGATGGATTGGTTATGttgcaatttcaagtgatgaagaAACTAAGAGATTGGGCAGGAGAGATGTGCTCATCACGTTCCGAGGAACAGTCACTAATCCTGAATGGATAGCAAATTTGATGAGCACATTATCTCCTGCTCGTCTCGATCCTAATAATTCCAGGTTAGAAGTGAAGGTTGAAGCTGGATTTTTGAGTTTGTACACCTCAAATGAGGATGAAAAGTTTGGTCTTGGAAGTTGTCGTGAACAATTACTTTCTGAGATATGGAGAATAATGCATGTGTATAAAGATGAGGAAATGAGCATTACAATTGCAGGACACAGCATGGGGAGTGCATTGGCTCTTTTGTTAGCTTATGACATCGCGGAGTTGGGGTTGAACAAAAA ATCAAAAAGTAACAACATACCAGTCACGGTTTTTTCTTTTGGAGGTCCAAGAGTTGGAAACTCAGGTTTCAAGGAGAGATGTGAAGAGTTAGGTGTAAAAGTATTGAGAATAGTGAACGTGAATGATCCTATCACAAAACTTCCTGGGGTTTTTCTGAACgaaaattttagaattttagGTGGAAAATACGAGGTACCATGGAGTTGTTCATGTTATGCTCATGTTGGAGTTGAAATCTTGTTAGATTTCTTCAACATACAAAATCTTTCTTGTGTACATGACTTAGGAACTTATCTCAATTTGCTCAAAAGtcatcacaagagcttgcaagtTCAAAGAGAACAAGAGATTGATTTCTTTAATAGAGCAAAGGAGTTTTTCCTTTCAAGGCTCAAAATCTCAATGCTTTACAATGGAGAAATGTTGCCATCCATTAGGTGA
- the LOC129883235 gene encoding clathrin interactor EPSIN 2-like produces the protein MKKAFDQTVRDLKRGVNKKVLKVPSIEQKVLDATSNEPWGPHGSLLADIAQASRNYHEYQMIMSVIWKRINDTGKNWRHVYKGLTVLEYLVAHGSERVVDDIREHAYQISTLSDFQYIDSSGRDQGSNVRKKSQSLVVLVNDKERIQEVRQKAASNRDKFRNTSTGGMYRPGSQSGSGGYGDRFDEDRYGGRDEERNGYGREREWGYRDEDKYGRYGDSNSRDGDRYGRDYDDRSRDGHRDDDYRGRSRSTDDYNYGSRSRSSDRYRDHTNDDDGQYSSRPLERRFSEQNLSAPPSYEEAVGGSRSPTHSERDVETSSASAPKSSSPHASASPSPATVPAPAPATAPSPAPATATASPPAPAAAPAPPPENTVAESFDEFDPRASFSAAAPAPSNGPVSTTSGGEMDFLGSLSDPFSNSLALVPTASSASEVNPSGTTGTETMFGEASSVSTGSNQMFEDPFGDGPFRAVTSNNVQTQLQNTTPSFHPNSNQSPELPQSVPQGAEVSNATISQFAPTNMQYAQQELSTSNQEIDILADILPPSGPPPGDHAIQPATQTGFESYGGPTTQQTGYMAPPGQAGQLTVFAAQPGQQSPQTSFPIQGHTGGYPAQPGQPSQTGFGPTNGQPTAGFQPATGFYPQSGYQIPAGSSMQSNANAGGYNTGLGSTGPFGNQMGQTSAGQPYLSQPTGATHMPSQMHVQSSQIQTSNALVLTQTTPASTALVGNTQPAKDKFETKSTVWADTLSRGLVNLNISGSKTNPLADIGVDFDAINRKEKRMEKPSTAPVISTINMGKAMGSGTGVGRAGAGALRAPSNPMVGSGMGMGMGGMGMAGGGPAGGPGMGAYGGANQPYGMGMNRPMNNMGLGMNMGQGFQMQQPSGFPPGPGAPMQGGYNPRMGMGPYGQQPYGGGYQ, from the exons ATGAAGAAAGCATTTGATCAAACCGTGCGGGACCT CAAGAGAGGGGTGAATAAAAAGGTTCTTAAAGTCCCTTCAATAGAACAAAAA gttctagaTGCGACTAGCAATGAGCCCTGGGGTCCTCATGGATCACTTCTTGCAGATATTGCTCAGGCTTCAAGGAATTA TCATGAGTACCAAATGATTATGTCTGTGATCTGGAAGCGTATCAATGATACTGGAAAAAATTGGCGTCATGTTTACAAG GGCTTAACTGTTTTGGAGTATTTGGTAGCTCATGGGTCTGAACGTGTCGTAGATGATATACGGGAACATGCTTACCAAATATCT ACACTGTCTGATTTTCAATATATCGACTCCAGTGGGAGAGACCAGGGAAGCAATGTCAGAAAGAAATCTCAGAGCCTTGTGGTTCTTGTTAATGATAAGGAGAGAATTCAGGAAGTTCGCCAAAAGGCAGCTTCTAATAGGGACAA ATTCCGCAACACGTCAACTGGTGGTATGTACCGTCCTGGTTCACAATCAGGTTCAGGAGGATATGGTGACAGATTTGATGAGGATCGTTACGGAGGCAGAGATGAAGAAAGAAATGGTTATGGGAGGGAAAGGGAATGGGGCTACAGAGATGAGGACAAATATGGCAGATATGGAGACTCAAACAGCCGTGATGGGGATCGCTATGGTAGAGATTATGATGACCGCAGCCGAGATGGACACAGGGATGATGATTATCGTGGAAGAAGTCGGAGCACTGATGATTATAATTATGGATCAAGAAGTCGAAGTTCTGACCGGTACAGGGATCACACCAATGATGACGATGGTCAATATTCTTCTAG GCCGCTTGAAAGGAGGTTTTCTGAACAGAACCTTAGTGCACCTCCTAGTTATGAGGAAGCTGTTGGTGGTTCACGCAGCCCAACACATAGTGAAAG GGATGTAGAAACTTCTTCAGCATCTGCACCCAAATCTTCTTCTCCTCATGCAAGTGCCAGTCCAAGCCCAGCCACTGTGCCTGCTCCCGCACCAGCTACTGCTCCATCACCAGCTCCAGCCACAGCTACTGCTTCACCACCAGCTCCAGCAGCAGCCCCTGCCCCACCACCAGAAAACACGGTTGCtgagagttttgatgaatttgatCCCCGTGCATCTTTTTCAGCAG CGGCCCCAGCTCCATCAAATGGTCCTGTGTCAACTACTTCTGGGGGTGAAATGGATTTTCTTGGCTCCTTATCTGATCCGTTCTCCAACTCATTAGCCCTTGTACCTACAGCTTCGAGTGCCTCTGAGGTTAATCCGTCTGGGACCACTGGCACTGAGACCATGTTTGGGGAAGCATCATCAGTATCTACTGGTTCTAACCAG ATGTTCGAGGATCCTTTTGGTGATGGTCCTTTCAGGGCTGTGACTTCGAATAATGTGCAAACTCAGCTGCAGAACACTACTCCATCTTTCCATCCTAATTCAAATCAAAGCCCTGAGCTTCCTCAGTCAGTCCCTCAGGGTGCTGAGGTCTCAAATGCAACAATTAGTCAGTTTGCTCCTACTAATATGCAATATGCTCAGCAGGAGCTGTCCACCTCTAATCAGGAGATCGATATACTGGCTGATATTCTCCCACCATCTGGTCCACCTCCTGGCGATCATGCAATCCAACCTGCGACACAGACAGGTTTTGAGTCTTATGGTGGACCAACTACACAACAGACAGGATACATGGCACCTCCTGGCCAGGCTGGACAACTGACAGTTTTTGCAGCTCAACCTGGCCAACAGTCGCCACAAACCAGTTTCCCAATTCAAGGTCATACTGGAGGCTACCCAGCTCAACCTGGTCAACCATCACAGACTGGTTTTGGACCCACAAATGGTCAACCCACAGCTGGTTTCCAACCTGCAACAGGTTTCTATCCACAGTCTGGTTATCAGATTCCTGCCGGCTCCTCTATGCAGAGCAATGCCAATGCTGGAGGTTACAACACAGGATTAGGATCTACAGGTCCATTTGGTAACCAAATGGGTCAAACATCTGCTGGACAACCCTACCTTTCACAGCCAACTGGTGCAACCCACATGCCTTCACAAATGCATGTTCAATCTTCACAAATTCAAACAAGTAATGCTCTAGTGCTGACACAAACTACTCCAGCTTCGACAGCTCTTGTTGGCAACACCCAACCAGCCAAAGACAAATTCGAGACAAAGTCTACCGTTTGGGCAGATACATTGAGCCGTGGACTGGTCAATTTGAACATTTCTGGAT CTAAAACAAATCCATTAGCTGATATTGGAGTTGATTTTGATGCTATCAATCGCAAGGAGAAAAGGATGGAGAAACCCAGTACAGCCCCCGTGATATCAACTATTAACATGGGAAAAGCAATGGGTTCAGGTACCGGAGTTGGCCGAGCTGGTGCAGGTGCACTACGGGCTCCATCAAATCCAATGGTAGGTTCTGGTATGGGTATGGGTATGGGTGGTATGGGTATGGCTGGTGGTGGCCCTGCAGGGGGTCCTGGCATGGGAGCATATGGAGGAGCGAACCAGCCTTATGGCATGGGGATGAACAGACCTATGAACAACATGGGCTTGGGGATGAACATGGGTCAAGGATTTCAGATGCAACAGCCTTCCGGATTTCCTCCTGGACCTGGAGCTCCCATGCAGGGAGGTTACAATCCCCGGATGGGCATGGGTCCCTATGGCCAACAACCATATGGTGGAGGATACCAATGA
- the LOC129895466 gene encoding extensin-2-like, with the protein MKLNSGGPTRGRRLPQILVVLAVLVVANVVSADPYVYSSPPPPTYEYKSPPPPSPSPPPPYVYKSPPPPSPSPPPPYVYKSPPPPSPSPPPPYVYTSPPPPSPSPPPPYVYKSPPPPSPSPPPPYVYKSPPPPSPSPPPPYYYKSPPPPSPPPPYYYKSPPPPSPSPPPPYYYKSPPPPSPSPPPPYYYKSPPPPSPSPPPPYYYKSPPPPSPSPPPPYYYKSPPPPKTSPPPPYYYNSPPPPKKSPPPPYYYSSPPPPKKSPPPSYYYNSPPPPKKSPPPTYYYTSPPPPAKSPPPPYHYTSPPPPTKSPPPPYYYSSPPPPKKSPPPPYHYTSPPPPAKSPPPPYYYNSPPPPKKSPPSPYYYTSPPPPKKSSPPPYYYTSPPPPTHYYPPHHHFVVKIVGKVYCFRCYDKEYPEMSHAKKHLKDAVVEVTCKAGDKEIVSYGTTKNNGKFSITVEGFEYRKYGAKACKAKLHNAPKDSKCNIPTNLHWGIKGANLKVKSKNKYEVVLYAKPFAYGSKTPYAECKKPKPTPAPYYYKSPPPPSPTYVYKSPPPPSPAYVYKSPPPPTPRYVYKSPPPPMYYYKSPPPPTKSPSPSYYYKSPPPPSPKPAPVYYYKSPPPPSPSPPPPYYYKSPPPPSPSPPPPYYYKSPPPPSPSPPPPYYYKSPPPPSPSPPPPYYYKSPPPPTSSPPPPYYYKSPPPPSPSPPPPYYYKSPPPPSPSPPPPYYYKSPPPPSPSPPPPYYYKSPPPPSPSPPPPYYYKSPPPPSPSSPPPYYYKSPPPPSPSPPPVYYYKSPPPPSPSPPPPYYYKSPPPPSPSPPPPYYYHSPPPPVKSPPPLYYYNSPPPTMKSPPSPVYIYASPPPPTHY; encoded by the exons ATGAAGTTGAACAGTGGCGGCCCCACTAGGGGTCGTCGTTTGCCACAGATCTTAGTGGTGTTGGCCGTATTGGTTGTTGCAAATGTAGTGTCAGCTGACCCTTATGTATATTCTTCTCCACCACCTCCGACATATGAGTACAAGTCACCAccacctccttctccttctccgcCACCACCTTATGTGTACAAATCTCCTCCTCCTCCGTCACCTTCTCCCCCGCCACCATATGTTTATAAatcacctcctcctccttctccgtCTCCACCACCACCATATGTATATACGTCTCCACCTCCTCCTTcaccatcaccaccaccaccatatGTATATAAGTCTCCACCACCTCCATCGCCCTCTCCACCACCACCATATGTATACAAATCTCCACCACCCCCGTCACCATCGCCACCTCCACCATATTACTACAAGTCACCTCCTCcaccatcaccaccaccaccctACTACTATAAATCTCCTCCACCACCTTCACCATCACCCCCGCCACCATATTATTACAAATCTCCACCACCACCCTCACCATCACCACCTCCACCGTACTACTATAAATCTCCACCACCTCCTTCACCTTCTCCTCCACCACCTTACTATTACAAATCTCCTCCACCACCATCACCGTCACCTCCACCACCTTACTACTATAAATCTCCACCGCCTCCTAAAACTTCACCACCCCCACCTTACTACTACAACTCCCCACCCCCACCCAAGAAGTCACCTCCACCACCATATTACTACAGTTCTCCACCACCCCCGAAGAAGTCTCCTCCTCCATCATACTACTACAACTCACCTCCACCACCAAAAAAATCACCTCCTCCAACATACTACTACACTTCTCCACCACCACCAGCTAAGTCACCTCCTCCACCGTATCACTACACTtctccaccaccaccaactAAGTCGCCTCCTCCACCATACTACTACAGCTCTCCACCACCACCAAAGAAATCACCTCCTCCACCGTATCACTACacttcaccaccaccacctGCTAAATCGCCTCCTCCACCATACTACTACAACTCTCCTCCGCCACCCAAGAAATCTCCTCCTTCACCATACTACTACacttcaccaccaccaccaaagAAATCATCTCCTCCACCATACTACTACACTTCCCCACCACCACCTACTCACTATTATCCTCCACATCATCACTTTGTAGTCAAGATTGTTGGAAAAGTTTACTGTTTTAGATGCTATGATAAGGAATACCCAGAAATGTCTCACGCTAAGAAGCACCTTAAAG ATGCTGTTGTTGAGGTAACTTGCAAGGCTGGTGACAAGGAAATTGTGAGTTATGGTACTACTAAGAACAATGGCAAATTTAGCATCacagttgaaggatttgaatATCGCAAATATGGAGCAAAGGCTTGCAAGGCTAAACTCCACAATGCTCCAAAGGATTCAAAGTGTAACATTCCTACAAACCTTCATTGGGGAATTAAGGGAGCTAACCTCAAAGTGAAGTCAAAGAATAAATATGAAGTTGTACTCTATGCAAAACCATTTGCTTATGGTTCTAAGACACCTTATGCAGAATGCAAAAAGCCCAAGCCAACACCTGCTCCATACTATTATAAATCTCCTCCACCTCCATCACCGACTTATGTTTATAAGTCACCACCTCCTCCATCACCGGCATACGTTTACAAGtcaccacctcctccaacccCAAGATACGTTTACAAGTCTCCACCACCGCCTATGTATTATTACAAATCACCGCCACCACCAACTAAGTCTCCATCACCATCTTATTACTACAAATCTCCTCCACCACCATCACCAAAACCTGCGCCTGTATACTATTATAAATCGCCACCACCACCGTCACCATCACCACCACCTCCTTACTATTACAAATCTCCTCCCCCACCATCCCCTTCACCACCCCCACCTTACTACTACAAGTCCCCACCACCACCATCACCCTCTCCCCCACCTCCTTACTATTATAAGTCTCCTCCACCACCATCACCATCTCCTCCTCCACCGTACTACTACAAGTCCCCACCCCCACCAACATCATCTCCTCCACCACCTTACTACTACAAGTCCCCACCGCCACCATCACCGTCACCACCACCACCTTACTACTACAAGTCCCCTCCTCCTCCATCGCCTTCTCCCCCTCCACCATACTACTACAAGTCCCCTCCACCACCATCGCCTTCTCCCCCTCCACCATACTACTACAAGTCTCCTCCACCACCATCGCCTTCTCCCCCTCCACCATACTACTACAAGTCTCCTCCACCCCCATCGCCTTCTTCCCCTCCACCATACTACTACAAGTCTCCACCACCACCATCGCCATCACCTCCACCAGTCTACTATTACAAATCTCCTCCTCCACCATCCCCGTCCCCACCTCCACCCTACTACTACAAGTCGCCTCCTCCACCGTCACCTTCTCCTCCACCTCCCTACTACTACCACTCTCCACCTCCACCAGTAAAATCTCCTCCTCCTCTTTACTACTACAACTcacctcctccaaccatgaAATCACCTCCTTCACCGGTATACATTTACGCCTCTCCACCACCTCCGACCCACTACTAA